In Lolium rigidum isolate FL_2022 chromosome 7, APGP_CSIRO_Lrig_0.1, whole genome shotgun sequence, the DNA window acaacaaaacacaaaactaagataaggagaggttgctacagtagtaaacaacttccaagacacaaaataaaaacaaagtactgtagcaaaataacacatgggttatctcccaagaagttctttctttatagccattaagatgggctcggcagttttaatgatgcactcgcaagaaatagtatttgaagcaaaagagagcatcaagaggcaaattcaaaaaaaatttaagcctaacatgctttctatgaaaaggaatcttgtacacaaataaattcatgaaaagcaaagtgacaagatcaggaagataaaacaagtgtagtttcaaaaatttcagcacatagagaggtgttttagtaacatgaaaatttctacaaccatattttcctctctcataataactttcagtagcatcatgagcaaactcaacaatataactatcacataaagcattcttatcatgagtctcatgcataaaattattactctccacataggcataatcaattttattagttgtagtgggagcaaattcaacaaagtagctatcattattattctcatcatcaaatataggaggcatattgtaatcataatcaaatttatcctccataacaggtggtactaaaagaccaatatcattatcataaataggaggcaaggtatcatcaaagtaaattttctcctcaatgcttgggggaataaaaagatcatgctcatcagagccagcttccccaagcttagaattttccatagcattagcaacaatggtgttcaaagcatccatagtaataacattcccattagcatgcatataaagttccatgggttttttaattctatcttcaaacacatcatgtcctaattcaagataaagttcataaagatctctcatatttttgttgttttccattatgcttaactagtgaaataaaaacatgcatgatattaagtaaagtaaaacaagtaactaatttttttgtgtttttgatatagcaagcaagatagcaaataaagtaaaactagcaactaatttttttgtattttgatttagtgcagcaaacaaagtagtaaataaaactaagcaagacaaaaacaaagtaaagagattgagaagtggagactccccttgcagcgtgtcttgatctccccggcaacggcgccagaaatttgcttgatgcgtgtggttggaacgtccgttgggaaccccaagaggaaggtgtgatgcgcacagcggcaagtttccctcagtaagaaaccaaggtttaatcggaccagtaggagtcaagaagcacgttgaaggttgatggcggcgggatgtagtgcggcgcaacaccagggattccggcgccaacgtggaacctgcacaacacaaccaaagtactttgccccaacgaaacaggtgaggttgtcaatctcaccggcttgctgtaacaaaggattaaccgtattgtgtggaagatgattgtttgcagaaaacgagtagaacaagtattgcgagtagattgtatttcgagtaaagagaattggaccggggtccacgagttcactagaggtgtctctcccataagacgaacagcatgttgggtgaacaaattacagttgggaaattgacaaataaagagaacatgaccatgcacatacatatcatgatgagtatagtgagatttaattgggcattacgacaaagtacatagaccgccatccaactgcatctatgcctaaaaagtccaccttcaggttatcatccgaacccctccagtattaagttgctaacaacagacaattgcattaagtattgcgcgtaatgtaactagtgactacatccttgaacatagcactaatgttttatccctagtggcaacagcacatccataaccttagaggttcttgtcacccctccagcattcacggagacatgaacccactatcgagcataaatactccctcttggagttactagcatcaacttggccagagcatctactaataacagagagcatgcaagatcataaacaacacatagatataactttgataatcaacataacaagtattctctattcatcggatcccaacaaacgcaacatatataattacagatagacgatcttgatcatgttaggcagctcacaagatccgacaatgatagcacaatggggagaagacaaccatctagctactgctatggacccatagtccaggggtagactactcacacatcacaccggaggcgaccatggcggcgtagagtcctccgggagatgattcccctctccggcagggtgccggaggcgatctcctggatcccccgagatgggatcggcgttggcggcgtctctggaaggttttccgtatcgtggctctcggtactgggggttNNNNNNNNNNNNNNNNNNNNNNNNNNNNNNNNNNNNNNNNNNNNNNNNNNNNNNNNNNNNNNNNNNNNNNNNNNNNNNNNNNNNNNNNNNNNNNNNNNNNGGTTTCGtcccgaaggctatttgtaggcggaagggcaggtcaagaggcggcacgggggccccacaccacagggccgcgcggccaaggggggccgcgccgccctagggtgtggcccctccgtggcccctcttcgtctctccttcggacttctggaagcttcgtggaaaaataggcccctgggctttgatttcgtccaattccgagaatatttccttactaggatttcgaaaccaaaaacagcagaaaacagaagcggcacttcggcatcttgttaataggttagttccagaaaatgcacgaatatgacataaagtgtgcataaaacatgtagataacatcaataatgtggcatggaacataagaaattatcgatacgtcggagacgtatcaaggttctACTCCAGTGCCTGCGTATCTTGGAGATCGTGTGTACCATACAGAGGGATGCGGCGGCGGAGGACGTGTTCACTTGGCCTTGGTCTTCGTCAGGGCAGTATGATGCAAAATCGACTTACAAGCTGCTTTGTCAAGGCTCGGAGAGATGGGAGGGAGCCAGATGTGTTTCGAAGAGTTCAACACCTCTTAAGTGTAAGATTTTCGCCTGGCTTGCGCTGCAATTTCGTCTTTGGACATCTGATCGTAGGGTTCGCCATGGGCTTTAGGACGCGGTGTCCAGTTGCTATACCTGCTTGCAGGAGGTGGACACGGTCAGCCACGTTCTCGTGGGCTGTGTGTACGCCAGACAAGTCTGGTTCTGCTGTTTCCAGATGCTTGGGCTCTCGCTGCCGATCCCCACGATCACGGACTCCTTGCAATCCTGGTGGTATGAGGTCCGGAAGAGGTTTTGGAGGAAGGAGAGGCGGGGGTTCGATACTCTGGTGATTTTGATCAGTTGGAGATTATGGAAGCAGCGTAATGCTAGGGTTTCTGGTAACATCTCGAGAAAATTCTTGGAGGAGGCTTTGGTGGACCAAATCATGCTTGATTGGGAGCTTTGGGCCAAGGCCGATCTAGGAGGGTGTGTTTTCTTCGCGAGAGTAGTGCACTAGGCTGAggtgtgtgtgtgggtgtagtgtgGTGTTCTTGACAAACGTTGTCACAACGGTTTTGCCATGCTTGTACTTTACCGTGTTCTCTCTTCTATAAAGCTAAGGTATGCAAttgcgtactctcgaaaaaaaagatATGGTATATCAAATAGCATGCTGATATGGATTATCCgaaatttaattaggataatcTGAAGGTTGTAAACTGGGTAATCCGATTTTTGAGTCAAAAACCGGGTCACTAGCCTCTTGCAAGATTAGTAGTTATTTAGTTACTAAATTCATTTGGCGAGCATGTTTAGCTCTAAGTTTCTATCAATGATTGAAGTTTAGCATATGTCTCTTTTTCTTAAATATACTAAAACACTAGAACTTTAAATCTCTCTAAGCATTTGCAAGAACTATAACTGTCTACCAACGGGAGCATATATCCGAATATTATTTGTTTCCGGTCCGagtcatgacaagatgattactatgataatttggtattgggcattacaacataatacatagaccgtaatccaactgcgtctataactaataatccaccttcaagttagcgttcgcaccccttccagtataaagttgcaagcaacagactatcgcattaagcaatgtgtgtaaagtaaacaatagaattacccttggataaaacattgttgggttatccctagtagcaacagcacatctacaatcttagaagttataaagtcactctctcaGGAAACTaggggcatgaacctactatcgagcataaatactccctcttggagtcacaagtatccacttggccggagtttctactagcaacggagaggatgcaagatcacaaataacatatgacatgaatatataatcaatcttaacatagtattcaacactcatcagatcccagcaaaccaaacatagaggattacataaagatgatcttgatcatgtagggcagctcacaagatcgatacatgaagcacaaggtggataagacaaccatctagctactgttgtggacccatagtccagggatgaactactcacgcatcacttcggaggcgggcatcgcgatgtagatgcctccggcgatgatttccccctccggcagggtgccgagaagagcttcagaacccccgagatgggttcaacgatggcggccgcgacggaacttttcgtggatggaggctcaggtatccaggattttcccgagaagatgtataaataggcggatgaTTCAGGTCGTCGGGGtgcctagggggcccacaccatgccttggcgcgggctAGGCCCAtgccgcgccaagggcaggtgtggccaccctgtggcgcctcttcttccccctccggacttcgtcttcgtttcggtaaaatactgacatcggcttttgtttcgtccaattccgagaatatttcttgtacaacttttctgaaataaaaaaatagcagaaaacatggaactggcactgtggtatcttgttaataggttagtgccagaaatcatgtaaaagtgcaacgaagtgtaaacaaaacacatatgaattggtgtaaaacaagcatggagcatcaaaaattatagatacgtttgagacgtatcagtggcatggcgatgtagatgcctccggcgatgatttccccctccggcagggtgtcgggaagagcttcagaaccccccgagatgggttcggcgatggcggccgcaacggaactttttgtggatggaggaacGGGTATCCagagttttcccgagaagatgtataaataggcagaggattcgggtcggtggggcgcctgtgggccccacaccttcccgaggcgcgggccagccctaggccgcgcctagggttggtgtgggcgccctggtgcgcctcttcgtcccccccacccccctccggacttcgtcttcgtttcggtaaaatatttacttcggtttttgtttcgtccagttccgagaatatttcctgtacaacttttctgaaatacaaaaacaacagaaaatagggaactgacactgtgacatcttgttaataggttagtgtcgaaaatcatgtaaaagtgcaataaagtgtaaacaaaacacatatgaattggtgtaaaataagcatggagcatcaaaaattatagatatgtttgagacgtatcaacgagcaggaagcgcgtccgtgaggatgacgaggcggggccttctaactAGAAGTACATAAAGTTCAGTGTGTTTGTTCTCCTAGTTTGTATGTTTAATTTGTTTGAACTTGTTCGACTCCACTTCGCATGGCATGATCCTACAATATATCGATCCTACTTTGAAGCCGTGCAAGGAAGGGGTTCATGCAAGTTTCTCCAAAATGCGCCTAGCgatgtccgcggggcgacgcaaatttgaacgtccgaaatgcgtcgtcccgttggagatgccctcacgacGCCATCCTCGCCCACTGATGTCTCACTGGAATTTTGTAGCGTaaaatcaaataagaaacaatCGTACCTCTCCATTGTCCCATCAAGAtagggttgaaaatgaaaggGAAACTTTCCGTTCGATtccgaagaaaaaggaaatggaggGCCTAATACGAAGAAGGAAGCGGCATTTTGCGGAAAAGAAACGGAAACGGCAAAAGCTTAAACGGAAACGGAAACGGAAAAAAAACGAGGGAGCCCTTTCCGATGGAAATGGAAACGGCAACGGCAAAGAAAATTCCGGAAAAATAAATACGGAAAGTTTCCGGAAATATAACCCAGAGAGGCCCATGCATTTAGTAGGCCTATATTTACACATATAACCGGGCTTGACCACATATCAAATCCACTAACTACTCTAACCCTAATTACTCTGTATAATTGTATATGCATGCAGCCGTGTGCGGCCAGACCACCGCTGAAAATCCTATCATGGAGGACTCATCTACCGTGCGACGACTCCATGTGACCCAGCCGatcacagcggcggcggcgtcttcctCCCACACCATCGCCCGGCCACGCGACTAAGCCGACACCACCGTTGTTTCTCCGCACGTGGTCGGTAAGTATATAACTTCATGTTGAATTGCCGCTTATCGAAGTTAAGTGATAGATCTTGTCTTATTGTTTATTTCTTTACGTGTCTCTTTCGGTCTACGAATCAAGATACTTTGTCGTATTGTATCGTGGCAAATATCCGCTTTCGTAACGTATCCGCTATGTATCCGTTCCGCATTCATATTCGATGATTTCTGTTTCCATATTCTTTTCCGGGGATTACGATTCCATTTTTGATTCCGACATGATAGAGGGAAACAAAAACGATAAAGCATGTTTCCGTCCGTTTCCgtttcattttcaaccctacATCAAGATTGGGGTTGAACTATTACTACTGGTTGCTACATGATACCGTTATTTTTTTGCGTTAGCAGAAACACACCGCAGAATCATTTCTTTGCCAGAtaccattataattttgtggCATGTGGTTTAACAGAACACACCATTTGGCTAAATAGGAAAGTTTAGCATATTGTTTTCAAAACCGGTCATAGCATGGCAAAAGTAACAAACTTTCCTTTTTTTGCCACACGGTGTGTAACGTGTGTTCTATCAAATGTGTCATAAAATTATAATGATACATGGCAAAGACACAATAGTACGTTGTGTTTTaacaaatgccaaaaaataaTGGTGTCCTCTAAACCTAGAGAGCAGTCCCGTCTGGATCATGGTAATTTCCCTAGTTTTTCCCAAAGATGAAGTATATCCTGTGGATATTCATGCTTGGATTGGATGCGCTCAGGATGATCTTGGATCGGATTCAGCGACCACAGCACACGATATTACAATAGAGGGTGCACTCCCACCGGACATACAGTGACTGCGCTTGCGCGTATTTGCAATAGCTTAGATGAACTTGAGAGGGTATCACATCTAGTCTAGTGCATGCATACCGCAACAAGGTTGTGGCATCCAAAGCCACACGACACGAGCATAGATAAGCTATGCAAACTGCGCAAGGCTAGGTTTTGACCCGCTACGAGCAGATGTCTACAATCCTACATAAAACAGCTAACCGTCCACGGCAGCCTCAGAACAGGTCCGCTTGTACATTACTTTGTACAATGCCAAGACCAGACCGGGGTCTCCATCAGAGGAAGATTGGGTTGGTTTCCTCGGCACCCACCCCGTCCACGTGCTTGAACATTTTGAGCTGCACACAGTGCCTTCTGCTCCTTCGGAGGCTATCATTGCTCCTCCGGGTTGGAGCTTCATCAGGGTGTTGCTGCCTCCGATCCCTTGATCCCGACAAGCTTGAGTCTGGAGAGGAAGAGGACTCTGTTGTCATATGCGACATTTGCCATGGCTCCATGATCTCATGTTCCTTGAACGATTCCCCTCCGTCTGGCGGAGGGACAGTGCCATCCAGCACATTGGCAAACCTGCTACTAGCCTCATAAGGTACCAGCGCACCTTGATACTGGTTTACACCGGAATCCTGTGGGCTTAAAGGATCTTCAAGGTGTGAAGGTTTTCTTGCCCTTTTTCTTGAGTTATTTGCTCTGGCAGCTACATTCTTGCACTGGGCTGCTTCATCTTCCCTTGGACTGCTCTGTGCTGGGGAGTAAGTTTTGATCATCGTGCTCACTTTCTCTAGGAAGCTTGCAACCTCTGGAGGGAGTCCCTCCAGATAGCGATTAATTACAGGAAGATCATTCTTTAAATCTTCAACCTACAACCGACATCAAATGATCACATCAAGGATCGCCACACAAGAAAAATGTAGGAACAAATAGATTCTTACTGGGGGCTTACCATCATAGAGAAGTTCTGAGAGGCATTCCGGCTGCATCCTGTAGTACCCTGTCCAGCTATGAACTCATTCGGGAGGGAGTTGATATTAGTTTCTACAGAAGGGATGAAACGACAACCAACCAATTGATGGAATTCCTCAATCTCACGAGCATACTCAACCCTCCAGTCCTTCGCTTTACTCCAAGTTCTTCTTGCCCACAATGGCACCTGATGGAGACGACCCTGCTCCCTCCCAAACTGCCTAGAAAACCGGTCAGGTACATACACCTCTTTTATGTTAAAGCTGATTAGCCATGTCCGGGAGTAGCAAATGTTATCTGCTGCAACGCAATATCCTGGAACAATTCCTGGGTTTATGTCCTTGTAAGGATTCCAGTTGACCTGAAAAAATGATTAAGATAAGATAACTCAACAGCAATTCAAATGTATGTATAAATTTATAAAATAGGTGATCTGGACCTACATCAGACAACTGAAGGTGCTCAAAATCCTTTCTCCATTCCACGACTTTCTTTCTCTGCCCACGTGTTGCTCCTCCAAAGTTCCATCGGCATGCCCGGGGCAGCAAGGTGTTCTGATTCTTTTGTTGGGGTTGAGTTAAAGGAAGATACTCATAAATCCAAGCCTTGGAGAAACAAGAGAAAGCTCTAATTAATGAATAAGATGGTACAAAATTAGAGAAAGCAACATAAATACACAAGAGAAGGTACCATGAGTAAAGTTGCACTGCCAAGAAACTGGGTAGTGGCATTTGGTGTTACTGCAACAGACAATCCTCTGTACAAATGAGCAAGGGCTGCAGCTCCCCAAGCATACTCATGTATCTTCCTAAAATCCCCCAGAAGTGGTAGATATCTCGGGGATACAAAGCCCCTCATCGTGTCAGGAAACAAGGTGGAGCCAACCAAATATAGAAGGTACGCTCGGGTGCTAAATGCAATGTCATTGATGGTGGGGTTTTCAGGCAGTTGATGAAATTTCCTGCACAACCAAGTCAATCTGATCAAGCCACATAGTTGCTCTCCGCCTCCAGGGCTCTCTCCTAAGTAATGCAAGCACATGCGATTCACAGCTTCATCACCAATGGGCTCTGATGTCACCACATGACCAGTCACTGGAATTCCAAGAATGTATGAAACATCACGGAGTGACGGAGCCATTTCAAATCCCATGAAATGTGCAGTATTTGTTTCATTGTTCCATCTCTCACAAAAGGCTGTAAGCAAGGAACGGTCAATGGTAAATCCTGTTGTAAGAGCAAGATGACCAAGACCACTAGCATTGACTAGTTGTTGTTGTTCATCAGTTAGAACCCATTCTTTTAGTTTCCGTGTCTGCTGGCTTGGTAGCAGAACACCATATCGCTGTAGGAAAAAGAGTTTGTCAGTATGTAATTTTGCTCACAACGACCGTGTGAAAATGGAGGAAAGAGTGACATACTGTCCATGTTTGCGAGCTACCAACCGCTCTTCTGCCATTTGGTTTTTGTTGCTGTGTTTTCTGACCCTGGGATGTGAGGTCCATCTTATCCTGGAAACATGATAATGAAATTAAGGTAATTGTTCCACATCCGTTATTGTTAGAAAAAAGGTAGACCAAACAGGGATGTTGTCATTTGTGCAGTTACCAGCTGAGGCAAATGATGTGTAAGCAATAAAAAAGTAACAACAAACTGGAAGCAGAACATGACGTTAAAATAGTGCATGTCTGACAAGAAAAACACTTTGTTTCTTAAAATTGTTAAAAGTGAAGACCAACAATCACCAAATTGAAATACACCATTTCTGGTGTCAGTCTGAGTAACAATTGTATTTTCCCTTAAGTAATCAGCGGTTGGGACAGGCATGGCACATCTTTGGATGCCACTGGTACCTTGTAACTTTTCAAGGTCCACAAACGAACTCTTCTACTCCCTCTGGTCCCTTTtagttgactcggatttagtacaacctTATACTAAATCCAAATCAATTGAAAGAGATCAGAGGGAGTACCAATATTGTTCTTGGCCTGAACTAATGTTGCTCTGGCTgtctagcaaaacaaaataagaagGCAATTATTTGGACACTTGTAATGACTTTAAACTTTATGTAGTAAATGTTCCAGGTGTTCTACAAGAGTTGACACCAATATCATGCCAAGATCATATTTTGCTATTTTTTGGTTTCATTTGTCCAAGCAAGTTAACTCTACAACCTCTGATGAAAAATTGTTGTGCAAACGAGTTTCAGAACCCGAGTCGGCCACGGGAAAGAACAGGGTCGTGAGATGAGGATCACGGCATCTCTAAGAGTAAGGTTTCAAAGTGGGTATTGTTCTTGGGGCACTAGTTTATCTTGCAGAATGTGAGCCCGATGAAACCAGGTCAATGAATCTGGATAAGTGACCCAACTACAATGCTATTTGATGCAATATAATAATTTAAGCGCATGTGATGTGCAAAAGGAGAAACTCAAAATAGAAACTTTGCTGGTGCATAAGTTATCACCGAGTATGCAGATCCAGTTTTTGATAAAGGTGATATAGCGTGGAATTTTTCAATGCTCTCATGGCAGATCCAGAAAATGGACACAATATGGGCAAACAATAAACAGAATGATGATATGTTTTCAAATA includes these proteins:
- the LOC124675312 gene encoding protein MAIN-LIKE 1-like yields the protein MDLTSQGQKTQQQKPNGRRAVGSSQTWTRYGVLLPSQQTRKLKEWVLTDEQQQLVNASGLGHLALTTGFTIDRSLLTAFCERWNNETNTAHFMGFEMAPSLRDVSYILGIPVTGHVVTSEPIGDEAVNRMCLHYLGESPGGGEQLCGLIRLTWLCRKFHQLPENPTINDIAFSTRAYLLYLVGSTLFPDTMRGFVSPRYLPLLGDFRKIHEYAWGAAALAHLYRGLSVAVTPNATTQFLGSATLLMAWIYEYLPLTQPQQKNQNTLLPRACRWNFGGATRGQRKKVVEWRKDFEHLQLSDVNWNPYKDINPGIVPGYCVAADNICYSRTWLISFNIKEVYVPDRFSRQFGREQGRLHQVPLWARRTWSKAKDWRVEYAREIEEFHQLVGCRFIPSVETNINSLPNEFIAGQGTTGCSRNASQNFSMMVEDLKNDLPVINRYLEGLPPEVASFLEKVSTMIKTYSPAQSSPREDEAAQCKNVAARANNSRKRARKPSHLEDPLSPQDSGVNQYQGALVPYEASSRFANVLDGTVPPPDGGESFKEHEIMEPWQMSHMTTESSSSPDSSLSGSRDRRQQHPDEAPTRRSNDSLRRSRRHCVQLKMFKHVDGVGAEETNPIFL